TTGCACTGGCAGAAAAGAACCTAAGAAAGCTCCTGTAAGTATAATGCTTTCCGAAAATGATTTCTCACAGAGATGATTGTATGACGTACTATTGACGCTTTTGTGATGTACATATGACGTAGGATGGACTTGAATCCGAACTGACACGAGTCCAGCTCGTGGCGCTTCTTTGGCGAAGTCCCACAAGGTATGGTAGTATctcctgactgtgaattggcCATTTGCGAAATGCATCGTTGTAGAGCTATTTTGCCTTGAGACAGATTGCGTATGAGTTCGTGGACGGATTGTTTCTCTCTCTGCGCTGCTCACTCCCACCGAAATCCGGCATTTTGGGATTCCCCTCTTTCTCCAGCGACAGCCAGCAGTATCATTTACTAGGAGACACATTTGTTGCACTCGATCTTGTCAGACAAGTATTTGTGCCCAATGAGGTTTGAAAGAAATTAGTACAGCAGCTCCGGCGAAGCTGAGTTGGTATACACACTCCGTTTGGAATCGCTTGTATCGTTACAACCTTAAAATATAATTAGCAAAAGTAGGTTCTGCAGCAAACAGTAGTACCATCCACTCGaaaccatttttgtttcGCTTGGAGTTACAGTAAGAAGAGAACAAGAGAGAGCGCCATTATGCACATACCAGCAATGAAGGAGTAAGTAACAACGGAATCTTCGGGATCGTAGCGATGCGCCGTCGGCAATAGTTCGCGAGTGGAAATAACTACCATCATACCCGAAACTATGCCGAACAGTATCCCGTATAGCTTATCCGAAAAGGAATTGGCCAAGATGGCCCATCCCAAAAGCGCTGCAAAAGGTTCGGACATGCCCGACAGCATAGCCCAGCCAAAGGCCTTCCAGCGGTTGCCCGTGGCGTAGTAGACGGGCATGGCGACACAGAGACCTTCGGGAATATTGTGTATGGCAATAGCGACGGCCAGTACACCTCCCACTTTGGGATCTCCAAGCGTGGCGACAAAAGTCGCCAAGCCTTCGGGGAAATTGTGAATTCCAATTGCCAGCGCAGTGTTCAAACTCATGCGCATGAGCTTCTTGGAATCCTTGGTTTCCGGCGTGTCCTCCTCGTCCGGAGATCCTGGAGAATCGCTCTCTTCGGCGACGAAAGTACCTTCCCACGTCTTGTTCTGATTCTCGGTGGTTTCAATTTCGGCCGCCATATTGTGAAGGGTTTCAAGGTCGGCGGCCGGGTCGTCCGAGCAGCACGGGAGGTTGGCGTGATCTTCGTTGCTCATGCGCCGTGGCAGAACTTCTTGGTCGACGTTGCTGATTTCTTGAGTACCAGTAGGACCTTTATTGGATGACTGGTCGGGGCTGTGGTGGTGATGTCCTCCAAGGAGACAGGACACCATGGAATTGAGTATCTGCAGAGAAGAGGCAACAAGTATCGAACGTTTAGTAAGGTTCTAGCTTCTGCCATACTGGTAAATAGAAATCGATTGAAAGGTCATATCAATACGTACCACCATGAGAACAACACCACCGAAGAAGCACAGAGTGGCATAGATGTAGGCAGTATCCTCTTCGATACCCGAATCTTCAAAAGCTGAAGAGGCCTTGCCAAATATCTCGACGAATGAGACGTAGACCATGACACCAGCTGACAGACCCAAAGCGCCGGCCAGAGTTCGGCGCGAGGCTAATCGAACCAGAGCCGGAAAAAAGACTACGGCAGCCCCAAGACCCGTAGCCGCCCCGGCGCCGATAACAAGCCCGAAGGCCATGCCCACATTGTCCTTGTCTTCACTGTTGATACCAGACATGATTGAGTATGCGTTCTTTATCCGCTGATCAGATAGATCGCTCACGAGGTAAATGTACCTGAGATTTATGGGCAATTCTGTTGGCGTTTGTGGATACGCAAGCTTGACGTCTGCGGTTGTACCCTGAAGATTTTTTACATGTACAATTTAAAAAATCTTCTACTATTACAAATTAGTTGGCATCTTCTACGGCAAGCGTCAAGAATTCTGATTTTCAAGTCGTGATGAGTGACATATGGAACTTGGACAGTGCTATAAATGAAAAGATCCAACAATGAGACACGTGCTAGGACCGTGTTGGTTGAAATCTTCCGTAGGTATGAGAATCACGTTCATTTTAAAATCTGTTCGCTATCAGATGTGAAGTTTTTGGCAGTGACTGTACAACGGTTTATTttcgaggaaattcactaaaggggatggaaaaaggtaaaaactcccttaaaggggacagaacgtgttcactctaagtagcatcatttgacactcaaacattgttatgtattcaaactatttaaactaaacaacaaaattttaaccttgatgccgacgtttcccgccacgatGTTTATTGCATGGTGtccgatgagagtgagatatgcgatcgtactcgtcttcgtcgttggtaaaAAGTGCCACCCACCGCTTGGGATGCTGAACAATCAACGTACCTcgcattcggacgacgacgcgattgctggagatcgaacgacgttgtggcggtcgtcgaagactcggaggggtcgacgatcccttccaaaattcgatggggatcgtacaaataaaacgtaacctcggcattgacgtgtgcccgtgaatgcttgtcatgttggGGCTGCTTTCTCATCCAACACGCAGACTGTCTGCGGAGCAAAGTGCATCTGACCAGTGCCGTCAACGTCAACGTTGGGGGGATGAGGGGTGGCGGGAGGTGGACGAAGCCCGACGTAACGGGTCATCGGTGATTTATAGTCTACCGCAACGTGTGGAGGGTGGGGTGCCACCCTGGGATGCCCATAACCCTACCATTccccgacgacgatgatctTGGTGTGGATCAGTCGATGGCGTTTGAAACCGTGACCAAATTGGAACCAGTAGATGCTTCCGTTATTGAAGCCGGCAAGAAATTAGCGACAGGTATTTTCTTGACCAAGGATATTGTCAACGCCCCGCACAACGTCTTGAACTCGCTTTCGCTTGCCGAGACAGCTAAGCGCATTGCCGAGCAGAACGGTGGACGGATCATTTGTGAAATCCTCGACAAAGAGGCCTGTGACGCCCGCTGTATGGGTGGCTTCCTTGGAGTAGCGCGCGGCAGCGAAACGCCTCCTCAGTTCATCCATTTAACCTACACTCCACCCTCGGGAAAAATTTCCAAGAAGGTCGGAGTCATTGGGAAAGGCCTCCTCTTCGACACGGGCGGCTACAATATTAAGACCGCCATGATGGAACTCATGAAGTCTGCACTGAAACACCGCGTTGGTCGATTTTCCAAGGTCCTGTACTTTTTACTGAGCACATGATTCAGGCTGAACCATGCAGCTTGGAGAGCTTTAAAGGAAGGAAACGTATCTCCGACGGCTATCATCATGCTCAGAGTGCATTGTTTGGAAAGCCCTACAATGAAAACGTTTCCGTTACGAGACTCCTTCGACGGTCCAGGACCAACTAATCCAGAGACTCGCTGCCGTTGCAGCCTTCCAGATTGTCGCCCGAAGTCCCCAACGAGGTTTGCTACCGTAACAAACGTGAATTTGCGAGTGGGTTGCCCTGTtctcactctcatcggagaccatgcaataaacatcgtggcgggaaacgtcggcatcaaggttaaaattttgttgtttagtttaaatagtttgaatacataacaatgtttgagcgccaaatgatgctacttagagtgaacacgttctgtcccctttaagggagttttcacctttttccatcccctttagtgaatttcctctttaTTTTCCTTAGAATATGCGAACTGCACACGAGAACTGCGAGAGCTCCGCTTACAACAACCAACCTTGGTAATTATGATGCCGAGACAGTGGTATATGACGCGGTTCCAGCCAACGTTGCACACCTGCTGGAAGGGAAAGCTCCTGCAATTCACGATCGATGACCGGCGATTTTCTATCTCCGCCCATACTCGTAACCTATTCGTACGATACCGCGAATATTGGATACTGGCGACTTTCATGATTGGGACGACAAAGCCTGCAATGCTGCCCGTTGAAGAGCGGAAGCAGGCCCTCGTGGGACTTTGGCTGCAAGCTTTTGATCGTTCGCCGCTTCTAGATGGTGAATTAACATAAATAGCATCACGGCGGAGAAAATTGTAGAAATAGCCAAGACAATCTGTCAATGGTTGTTTTGCACATATAATATCAGGCGCCGCTGCGTTCGTGTCCAGATCTCGCGACTTCCCGTCTTGGCGATTATCGAGTGGAGTGACGACTCGAAGGAGGTACTTTGAGTGAAGAATGTGTGTGCCAACGGTCGTGCAACGACGAGAGTCCACAAATCTATCGAGGTCGAAGGAAACCAGCGTATCCCCTCCCCTCACTTAGTCTACTGATTGGCGTAGTAGTTGTCGTGTGTGTTTCCGAGGAAGCAAGCTTACTCAAGCTTAACTGATCCAAAATGTTATCGTGTTTGTAAAATATCCCCGTCGAGCAATGAGATAGTTACCGTGGTCCATGGAAAGGTCTTGGactttcctcgtcgtccagtAGGATTGGCTGCGTGGATGTAAAGGCGCCAAGCAGTCTGACTGTATCTCCTTACGTCGTTTGTCGAGAGGCACAATTGTTCTTGACTAGCTTGGAACCAATTCTTGCGTTCCGTGCCTATCACGGTTAGGAACAACGCTACGCCAACGTGTCGTAGTACCGTGACGCATTTGTGACAGAGTTTCCGGGGTAGCGGAAATAGTCGCGCAACAAATAGCGCGCCGTCTCGATCCCGACGTCGTGTACCCAGCCATCGAACCAGTCCTCCATGGAATCTTCGGGTCGTCCACCGGCACCGGCGGCGGCCTTGGCGTCGTAGACACGTCGGGAGCGGCGCGTATCGTTACGCGCAACGTAGCGTTCCCAGGTTCCGAGGTAGTGAAAGACGGCGAGGGGGTAACGGTTCGGTGTGCGCAGATTGAGTTGCTCGATGCGTCGACACAATACTTTGGATGGTCGATGTATGGAAAATGCCTGTTGCCAGAGTTCGTCGGGGGCGGGTACCCGGGAGACGTCCACTAGTGTTTTGGGTTGGGCGTTGTAGACGGTATCGTTGTAGGCAGCGTGGTAGCGCCAGCGGAGGGTTTCGAAGCGTTGGGGATTCGCGGCGGCTGTGCCAGCAGTGGTTGTCGTCGTGACGACCGAACGATTGGTTTCCATCGCACCAAACAAGAGTCGCGGCATGGACACGCAAGAATGGTGAGCGTTGGCGGCGCGGGCTTGGACGTTATCCCGGAGCAGTGCGTTCCAGAACCGGAACAAACAGCCGGGCTGGACGAGCTTGACCGGTACAACGGGCGACCCTGCCGTCGTGTGTGGCCGACGCCGGATTGGATTGAGGGTCAAATATTCATCGGTATCGACGTGGAGTACCCAGGTTGCGTTCCGCTCCCGCCAGTGGCGGTAACAGTGTGTGAGGAGTGTGACTTGACGGTAGCGGTGATTGTTGATACGGGTGCGATCGGCGACGACTTGCGCGGCCGATTCGTGACCCACGTGCCACTGGGAGCGTTGGGCGTCGCCCGAGACGTAGCGGGGTGGAATGTGGTAACCGAGCGTCCGGAAGGATTCCGGCAGATAATCGACGTCGTCCCAGACTCGCACATCCAGATCGGTCACTTCCGTCCAACGCGTGAGAGTCGCGCGGGGCGAAGTACGACTGCTGGGGTCGACGGCGACGAGCAAATGACGGAGATTCCAAACGTGATAATGGTAGGCAATCCATTCGTCGAGaatgtcgttgtcgtctttgaTCAAAAGACAGGCCGCGAGCGAGTCGGACGTGGATCGTTGGCTTTGTTGTCGGGACCGCGAGGAAGGACCGTGCCAGGCCATGGGACGGGATGGAATCAGCGTATCCGTAGCGGACGGTGTGTCGGAACGCCACACTCTGTCGttccgccaccaccaccagccCGAGACGAGGAGGGCGCAGACGCCCCGGCACGGAATGTTCCCGGTCCGACGGCGCATTCCGATCGGTCGTTTCCGTGACGCTCGACACCACGGACTGGTGGTGACCCCCCGTGTACCGATTCCTACCATGATGTCGAGACGACGAGAAATGtcgaacgaacgaatggGGAAGAGGTCGAAACCGGATCGAACCCCGTCGTTACCTTACAGGTAAACGTACCAGGACCGGAGTTTCGTGACGAGGTTTCGCGTTTCCATTCGTTCGCACGCGGGACTACCATCGTTCCAGGCACAAGTCCGATTCCGATGGacgctgacagtgagaatGAGACTCTAGTAGGAATGTCCACCTTTTTCATTCGGGTGGCTGTACTACTTGCCAACGGTCAGTGGAAGTATAGCGACACAGTCCGAGTCGTCACTGGTCCGACGACACGGCGCATCATCATCTCTACACCTCTTGAGAGACACTCGATTCTCTTGTTGGcaccccccccccccccccttcACTCTCCCAACGAGTATCCCAAGTCCATCACTGGGGCAGAGGCACACACAGTCCACACtctctcacacacacacacacgatCTTCTGCGCACCaaagcaacgcaaacgacaCCGAGACACTCGTTTACATTCCTTGATTGATACCGATTCCAGACAACACTTCAACAACACTCCAGCAACAATACTCAAGAAAGTCTCGGCGCTCGCATTGTCAACAATTGGTACGTGCCTGGTCGTCGCGGACGACGTTGGAATAGTCTGACGCGCTAGCGCTAGCTCTACAGTCACTCGCTCACATACTCACATATTCCCCTTCCATCTCGCTACCTGTTTTCCATTCGGCGTTTGCCCGGCACACACTTTCGTCTCTCGAACAGTATGTGGCGACGCGGCCGCATGAGTAGTATCACCAGTACCGTCACGACGatggcaacgacgacacgtCGTCGCGCGAACGCCCGTCGCATTCTCTCCACGTCTGTACCCTTGCGTCCCTGGAAGACGTCCGTGGTGGAAAGTCACGGCGACTACCGCGCCGAAGCCTGGTTGGAAGACCACGTCGGGGGTGATCTCTACCGGTACCAGGCCGACTTGCCAATGTTGCCCGTGCCTACGTTGGCCCACACGCTCGAACGATTACTCCCCACCGTACTCCCCGTGTGTCGtcacgacgaagaaatggaatccCTCCGACAAGCCGTCGACCGATTTCCCGAACAGGCAAGTACGCTTCAGGAACGGTTGCTCcatcgacaacaacaacacgaaaaCGCCAACTCGTCCTGGTTGCAGCACTGGTGGAACACGCTCGGCTATTTACAAGTCCGCGAATCCGTCGTCATTAACGTATCCTACTTTTTTCATCTGGCCGACGACCCTTCCGCCACCACACTCACGCAGCGTGGGGCCGCCCTCTTGACCGCCGCCGCACAGTACCGCCACCAAGTGTGCTCGGGATCCCTCGCACCCACCGTACTCGGTCGGGGGGAACGGGCCCAGCCACTCTGTAGTGCCGCCTACAAGTACATGTTCCACGCATCCCGTATCCCCCGTCCGCAACAGGATTCCTACAAAATTTACGACCCCGCCCGTTACCGACACGCCGTCGTGGCACGGAAGGGACACTTTTACACTTTGAATCTGTGTGGGCCGGACCACGCCACGCCCTACCCCGTCGCCACCCTCCAAGCCGGATTGGAACGAATCGTCGCGCACGCGGACGCCATGCACGCACACCCGCCACCGCCCCAGCTCGGCTGGTTGACCACGGCCCCACGCGACGATTGGGCCGCCGCACGCCAAACCTTACTGGATACGGACCAGCAATACCAACGAAGCACCGTCTCGGACGCCTTGGAACGACTCGAAAGTGGCGCCGTCTTGCTCTGTCTCGACGACGTACACGCCGTCAGTCGGTTGGAAATGGGGCAACTCTTACTCCACGGCGCCGGACACAATCGATGGTTCGACAAGTCCGTCCAACTCGTTGTTACCGAAAACGGTAAGGCCGGATTGATCGGCGAACATTCCATGATGGACGGAATGCCCATGGTCGGACTCGCCGATCACTGTACCAAGGTCACCTACGAACAGTGTCTCCGAAAAAGTCCCACCGGGACCATGGTACCGGAACCCACGGTGGAACCGATTTTTAACACCCCCGAGTTCACGCAAATCTTACAGGATCCGATCGTACACAATCTCGTGGATCAAGGtacttgttgtgttggtGCGTCGTAGCGCTCGGTCACGTCGTTTCAAGTACTCACGTGTGTCTCTCGCTTTGGACTCAAATTAATCTCGACTACATAGCTAAAATGGACTGTGACGACTGGACCGGCCGCCACGCCATGCAGTCGCAAAGTTTCCAAGGCTACGGAAGCCAATTTATAAAACAGGCCGGTTTTTCTCCGGACGCCTTTGTCCAGATGGCCATGCAATTGGCCACCTACCGACTCTGGGGTGAACAGGCCGGTACGTACGAAGCGACGCAGGTTCGTCCGTTTCGACACGGACGGACCGAAACCACCCGCACCGTTTCGTTGGAAAGTGCGGCCTTTGTCCAACGCCTCGGACTCCGTCCCCAGTACAACGAGCACGATGCCGAGGTGCGTGGCGAGAAGCTACGGCTGTTGCGCGACGCCGTCCAGGCCCACGTGCGGTACATTGGTGCGGCGGCACAAGCCCAAGGCGTGGATCGACACTTTTTCGGACTTTCCATGCTCGTGGCTGACGGCGAAAAGGCCCCCGATCTGTACGCTCATCCCGCCTTTGTACGGGCCAAACGATGGCGGGTGAGTACCAGTCACCTGACACATCCCAAGATTGTCAATTGGGGCTACGGGGAAGTCGTGCCCGACGGTGTGGGCTTGTCGTACTCCATTCATCCGCGCCATTGCGTCTTTAACGTGACGGCCTTGAAAGAAACCGGATGGGCGGAGAAGTTGTGCACGCTTTTGGAGGAAAGTCTGCTCGAATTGCGGACTCTCATCGAAATGGATCAAGCTCCGCCGTCGAGCAAACTGTAAACGGGCGAACGAAAAAGCCTCGCCGCTACGCCGGATCTATTTACAAACTTACTAAAGGTTACCtcgttgtctttcttttttaaTTTCGCCCCCTCTTGCTACCGTCGCTTCGTTCGAGGAAATGCTTGGGCTTTATGCGACTTTCCCGTGCTATTTACGTGACGATTCGTGTCGCTCGTCGCGGGCGCCTTCGGGTGGCTCCAAACCGACCTTTCGTCATTCATTGCTCTTCCCGATTGGTTCGTTGGCAATTTTGGTACCGGCCGCTGGACGTTTACCCTTGAAGgtacgacgacgagattCACGCATTTTACCAGGACGGCCTGCGCTCTTGGTGGCGGCAGTCCCGTCTCCTCCGGGCAACAGGCGTGCGCCGCCTTCCTCGACCAGCATACTGGTACTGAGACTCGCCTTGGACGCATCGGCAGGTGCCGACAGCGGTGCGTCAACCACCGGACGCTGCTTTTTACGCCGGTTTGCATTTCGTTTCGGTACCGTGCCATTCTCTATTTTGGAGAGACCGATATCGTTGgctttctttgcttttgttttCAAGTCATCCAAATGTGACTGTCGCGTGTGCTGCGTTTGCTTCTCTGACTGGGTTGGCACACTATCTGGGTTATTCTCACTCTTATCAGCGATAACGGTATCGGTATTGACAGCATTGCCAGTGTTGGTTCGCGCTACCCTCTGCTTGCGACGGCTCTCCCAGTGGGGGTTTTCCTTTGTGCTAATGGAAGTAGGATCGATGTTATCGGTATCGCTTTTCTTCCGGATGTCAATTTTCTCAGAATTGCTCTCCTTCTCCGAGGCCTCCAAAGGAAGGGGTTTGCGGACTGGTTCTCCACTAGGATGGTTGGTCTCCGAGCTCACATTCGCCTTCTTGGTCGTACGCGCTTTGTCGATGTGTGACGCagcttttggctttttctttttccctACCTCCCTGTGAACAAaatccttctttttgttcctgCCTCTAGTTTCCTTCGGTTTGGAAGGGAACGGCCACAACTGTGCAGGCGGTTGACTCTGTAAGTCCTCCGCCAAGAGCCGTAGTTTTCTGCCCAGATATTGCTCGGCTTGCGCCAATCGGGCGGTGATCTCGCGGATACCCCACTCGCTAGCGGGGATACCCAAATCATGAGGGCAGTGTGAATCGTACGTCTCGAAAGGATCCTCAATGCACCAAAAGCCCAAATATGATTTGCGAAAGACGGTTTTAGGTAGAAACGTGTCCCGACCAAGTTTGATGGACACCGTCAAGATGGAAGGGTATTCCACGACGTAAAAGCGGAAAAATCCGTACAATAGACTCGTCACCGACACCGATTCCATCGCCGGCGCTCGTTGCCATACCGACGAGACATCCTCCCACTTGAGGTAAAACGTGTCGAGGTTGTTGACGTTGTGCCATTCGTTCCTGGGATCTCGGGATATTCCCGCCGCCTGCGCCAACTCGGGACTTTGCAAGTTGGGTACAAAGACTACGTTCTGTAGGTAGAAAATGACCAAATTCATCCACGCGTATGAGCTGAGTGTATTGTGTTGGGAAGAGCAAATACCAAACGCCTTGGCCCAGCGCTTGACTGCAATCATGAGGGCCTTGACGCGATCATCCACGATGGAATACTCACGCAGTAGCGACGAGTTGACGAAGGCAATGTCGTTGAGAAAGCATACGTCAAAGTCAATGGATCCGTCGACCGTGTACGGGTTGTTGGCTCCCAGATACGTGCCCTTTATTACGGGCACCCGGGCCCGGGTGACGGGTTGCATAGCCCGAAATTCGTGTTTTCGCCGTTCCATGGTCCGACAAACTGCGTAGACCAAAGACTTCATTTCGCTTTCGTACCGTTGTACAGGACATTTGCCTATTTCGAATTGGTCTTTGACCTCTCGTGCACGCTTAAAATCCAAACTCAGATCCACGTCAGACGATTTACCCAAACTCAAATCGCTGAGACAGCTTCCGTAGACGCTCAGGCGAGCATCGGGAAATCGTTGTTGAATGAGCTTCGACAAGTGCTCGTGTAGAATATTGATGGATCGAGTGTACGCTTGGTGATCCTCCTCGTCCTGGTCTTGACGAAGCCCACATTCGCAATCCCAGACTTTCGTGGCTTCCACCATCGCATCTATATCTTCGAGTTGCAACCATGCCAAGGGATGTTGAGCGACCCAGGAAGTCGGCGTCGATGCCGAGCTGTTGAAGCCACCCAGGACTTGCCGTTGCAAGGAATACAAACTGTCGTGCAGGTCGCCACAGCGAAAACGCTCCAACAAGGACGCCAGTGTGTTGCGCGTTGGGTCGTGCATATCTTGTGTGATACCAATGGCTTGCCAAAGGGTGCAGAAGGATATAAAAAGGCTTTTTGTGAACCGCTGCGTGCTGACATCCCATACCTGGGTTCCGAAAAGCCAGCAGCGAGCCTTGCCGCTTTTCTCACTGCCCGTCAATTTAACGCTGCCTATTTCCAGATCctggttgtttcgttgttcgTGCCAAAACATTTTGAGTAAAACGGGTGTCAGGATGGTAAGGGAGTTGACGAATCGGGCTGTGCGAATCCAAGGATCAGATGGTGTACTATCTCCATCTCCTTTCACGTTGCAGTCTTGGTCCATGGCCAATTCGTTGACCGTTAATTTTTTCTGGAGCCGTTCGCGTTGTTTTTCCAGAGCCTCCTTTTTGGAATCTGCCCGCTTGCTGCGCCGGATGGGCGGGTCCTCAGCGTCGCGGTGGTGGAAGTGCTGCAAATCGTTCAAGGCACCTTGGATCCGGTCGGTCACGTTGTGAACACGTGTGAGATGCTTCCACCAGTCCTCCCCGTCCGTGGGAGTGTTGTGTGCCGTCGTGGACGGAGGATGCGCACTAACCGGTTCATTCGTGTACGT
The genomic region above belongs to Phaeodactylum tricornutum CCAP 1055/1 chromosome 16, whole genome shotgun sequence and contains:
- a CDS encoding predicted protein, giving the protein MRRRTGNIPCRGVCALLVSGWWWWRNDRVWRSDTPSATDTLIPSRPMAWHGPSSRSRQQSQRSTSDSLAACLLIKDDNDILDEWIAYHYHVWNLRHLLVAVDPSSRTSPRATLTRWTEVTDLDVRVWDDVDYLPESFRTLGYHIPPRYVSGDAQRSQWHVGHESAAQVVADRTRINNHRYRQVTLLTHCYRHWRERNATWVLHVDTDEYLTLNPIRRRPHTTAGSPVVPVKLVQPGCLFRFWNALLRDNVQARAANAHHSCVSMPRLLFGAMETNRSVVTTTTTAGTAAANPQRFETLRWRYHAAYNDTVYNAQPKTLVDVSRVPAPDELWQQAFSIHRPSKVLCRRIEQLNLRTPNRYPLAVFHYLGTWERYVARNDTRRSRRVYDAKAAAGAGGRPEDSMEDWFDGWVHDVGIETARYLLRDYFRYPGNSVTNASRYYDTLA
- a CDS encoding predicted protein, translated to VDGSIDFDVCFLNDIAFVNSSLLREYSIVDDRVKALMIAVKRWAKAFGICSSQHNTLSSYAWMNLVIFYLQNV
- the ZIP1 gene encoding iron permease 1 (member of ZIP zinc transporter protein family; putative Zinc/iron permease), coding for MAFGLVIGAGAATGLGAAVVFFPALVRLASRRTLAGALGLSAGVMVYVSFVEIFGKASSAFEDSGIEEDTAYIYATLCFFGGVVLMVVRTFVAEESDSPGSPDEEDTPETKDSKKLMRMSLNTALAIGIHNFPEGLATFVATLGDPKVGGVLAVAIAIHNIPEGLCVAMPVYYATGNRWKAFGWAMLSGMSEPFAALLGWAILANSFSDKLYGILFGIVSGMMVVISTRELLPTAHRYDPEDSVVTYSFIAGMCIMALSLVLFLL
- the CAT2 gene encoding carnitine o-acetyltransferase (Involved in beta oxidation. During import of acyl groups for beta-oxidation, or export of acetate, catalyzes this reaction in mitochondrial membranes: acyl-CoA + carnitine <==> acyl-carnitine + CoA; Acyl-carnitine transferase, mitochondrial precursor), whose translation is MWRRGRMSSITSTVTTMATTTRRRANARRILSTSVPLRPWKTSVVESHGDYRAEAWLEDHVGGDLYRYQADLPMLPVPTLAHTLERLLPTVLPVCRHDEEMESLRQAVDRFPEQASTLQERLLHRQQQHENANSSWLQHWWNTLGYLQVRESVVINVSYFFHLADDPSATTLTQRGAALLTAAAQYRHQVCSGSLAPTVLGRGERAQPLCSAAYKYMFHASRIPRPQQDSYKIYDPARYRHAVVARKGHFYTLNLCGPDHATPYPVATLQAGLERIVAHADAMHAHPPPPQLGWLTTAPRDDWAAARQTLLDTDQQYQRSTVSDALERLESGAVLLCLDDVHAVSRLEMGQLLLHGAGHNRWFDKSVQLVVTENGKAGLIGEHSMMDGMPMVGLADHCTKVTYEQCLRKSPTGTMVPEPTVEPIFNTPEFTQILQDPIVHNLVDQGTCCVAKMDCDDWTGRHAMQSQSFQGYGSQFIKQAGFSPDAFVQMAMQLATYRLWGEQAGTYEATQVRPFRHGRTETTRTVSLESAAFVQRLGLRPQYNEHDAEVRGEKLRLLRDAVQAHVRYIGAAAQAQGVDRHFFGLSMLVADGEKAPDLYAHPAFVRAKRWRVSTSHLTHPKIVNWGYGEVVPDGVGLSYSIHPRHCVFNVTALKETGWAEKLCTLLEESLLELRTLIEMDQAPPSSKL
- a CDS encoding predicted protein, producing MAFETVTKLEPVDASVIEAGKKLATGIFLTKDIVNAPHNVLNSLSLAETAKRIAEQNGGRIICEILDKEACDARCMGGFLGVARGSETPPQFIHLTYTPPSGKISKKVGVIGKGLLFDTGGYNIKTAMMELMKSALKHRVGRFSKVLYFLLST